In Pedobacter sp. WC2423, the following are encoded in one genomic region:
- a CDS encoding DHA2 family efflux MFS transporter permease subunit yields the protein MAEYGFKKWIITFTVITASLLELIDTTIVNVALPQIQGNLGATLEDVAWLSTGYAVANVIVLPMSGWLGSRFGRKNYFLTSIIVFTIASFLCGNATTLEELILFRILQGIAGGGLISTAQSILIETWPREDIGIATALFGLGAVVGPTVGPTIGGYILDISSWPWIFYVNIPVGILAAYCTITYIKATPKDGKGLPVDWWGIALLAIAVGSLQTVLEKGESEDWFATPYIIALSVASAIGLLLFIWREMSTDHPIVNFKIMRHRSFSIGMVTSFILGFGLYGSVFVFPVFCQNLLGFSALQTGELLFPGGICTIMMMPFIGIFLKKGIPAQFMATIGMFLFFVFCNMLSKSTLSSGTNDFFLPLVIRGIGMALLFVPLTTLAIQDLKGAEIGQGSGLNNMMRQLGGSFGIAALTTLIHTRQGFHRSTLLANVNEYNPAFTDRMNAFIHNFMSKGYSMLDAKVMAIKAIDGTVTKQSLLLTYSDAYWLVGLVLLCSIPLLYLQKFKKNVDIPVDVH from the coding sequence ATGGCCGAGTATGGTTTTAAAAAATGGATAATCACGTTTACAGTGATCACAGCTTCGTTACTGGAGCTGATTGATACCACTATTGTAAACGTGGCTTTACCACAAATTCAGGGTAACCTGGGTGCGACTCTCGAGGATGTCGCCTGGTTATCAACCGGATATGCCGTTGCGAATGTAATTGTCCTGCCCATGTCGGGTTGGCTGGGCAGTCGTTTCGGGCGTAAAAATTATTTTCTGACTTCCATCATTGTCTTTACGATAGCATCATTTTTATGCGGTAATGCAACCACACTGGAAGAACTTATCTTATTCCGTATCCTTCAGGGGATTGCCGGAGGGGGATTGATCTCTACTGCACAGTCTATTCTGATTGAAACCTGGCCGCGTGAAGATATAGGTATAGCCACCGCACTCTTTGGATTAGGTGCCGTAGTAGGCCCGACTGTGGGCCCGACTATCGGGGGTTATATTCTGGACATCAGTTCATGGCCGTGGATCTTTTACGTGAATATTCCCGTCGGAATTCTCGCCGCGTACTGTACAATAACCTATATAAAGGCCACTCCGAAGGATGGAAAGGGACTACCTGTCGATTGGTGGGGTATCGCATTACTGGCAATTGCAGTAGGTAGTTTACAAACTGTACTGGAAAAAGGAGAAAGTGAAGACTGGTTCGCAACACCTTATATTATTGCGTTATCGGTAGCATCAGCAATTGGTTTATTGCTGTTTATCTGGAGGGAGATGTCTACAGACCACCCTATTGTAAACTTCAAGATTATGCGTCACCGAAGTTTCTCTATTGGTATGGTGACCTCGTTTATTTTGGGTTTCGGGTTATACGGATCTGTATTCGTGTTTCCGGTTTTCTGTCAGAATCTATTAGGTTTTTCCGCATTACAAACCGGAGAGCTGTTATTCCCAGGTGGAATTTGTACCATCATGATGATGCCCTTTATTGGTATATTCCTTAAAAAAGGAATCCCTGCTCAGTTTATGGCTACAATCGGGATGTTCCTGTTCTTTGTTTTCTGTAATATGCTGAGCAAATCCACGCTTTCTTCGGGAACGAATGATTTCTTCCTGCCACTGGTCATCAGAGGTATTGGAATGGCACTATTGTTTGTTCCGTTAACGACTCTGGCTATTCAGGATCTTAAAGGTGCAGAAATTGGTCAGGGTTCGGGATTGAACAATATGATGAGACAACTGGGCGGATCATTTGGTATCGCAGCTTTAACAACTTTAATCCACACCCGCCAGGGATTCCACAGAAGCACATTGCTGGCTAATGTCAACGAGTATAATCCTGCATTTACAGACAGAATGAATGCTTTTATTCATAATTTTATGTCTAAAGGCTACAGTATGCTGGATGCTAAAGTAATGGCTATCAAAGCAATTGATGGTACAGTAACCAAACAATCATTATTACTGACTTACAGTGATGCTTACTGGTTAGTAGGACTGGTTTTATTGTGTTCTATACCACTGCTTTATTTGCAGAAATTCAAGAAAAACGTCGACATCCCTGTTGACGTTCACTAA
- a CDS encoding phosphoenolpyruvate carboxylase gives MTQKLRVTGPRESIFNNEVVSRFELYNSLFLTLPFYKIKDTGTLLPLFIKHCEDGVKNLKTPAEIIKSFFERYTQTTDAKDIIDLLFRFIQYIERQVVLFDAVEDASFTKLNTAEDHSSLRSMLKKSEFNAELHDKIAKLIEDFSLRLVLTAHPTQFYPGSVLSIINDLTAAIKINDIVTINQLLQQLGKTPFFNKKSPTPVDEALSLSWYLENVFYFAAANIQSEIESSLEEFNIPSKKAIELGFWPGGDRDGNPNVHAQDTIQVSKMLRQILFRCYYRDFRKLKRRITFRGVEETVYKVQDVLYKNAFDTNIEPTNISDFLVENLNQIKDTLIEFHDGLFADLVDDLIRKVELFGSHFASLDIRQDSRVLRSVHAYCRQFKPIISLFPENFDELGEEEKIELLSFKTAKVNYSGDADSLTTDTLQTIAEIRQIQQQNGELACHRYIISNCQQASDILQLMELFLWNGWDEKELTIDFVPLFETVSDLEGASQIMERLYTHPFYRKHLESRGNKQDIMLGFSDSTKDGGYLMANWSIFNAKVALTATSVAHNIHLAFFDGRGGPPSRGGGKTHRFYASMGKEIANKNIQLTIQGQTISSQYGSIDSAEFNMEQLINAGISSGLKEKHNILLDSPHKDILNVMAKDSFDAFVALRKHPLFLNYLERFSPLSLLSKITISSRPVKRSSGEKLRLEDLRAISFVTAWGQLKQNIPGFYGIGTALKNQEASGNWDKICKTYQESGYFKTIIDNGMMSMSKTDFSITAHFAKDPEFGDFWKMLRDEYESSKEMLLKLAGHTTLMENYPVEKRSIAVREKIVLPLVLIQHFALENLQHELDDEQLESYEKLAIRTVYGIVNAGRNSA, from the coding sequence ATGACGCAGAAACTAAGAGTTACAGGGCCAAGAGAATCCATTTTTAACAACGAAGTTGTCTCCAGATTCGAACTTTACAACAGCCTGTTTCTAACCCTCCCATTTTATAAAATCAAGGATACTGGTACATTGCTGCCACTTTTTATTAAACACTGCGAAGATGGTGTCAAGAATCTCAAGACTCCTGCTGAAATTATTAAGAGCTTTTTTGAGCGGTATACCCAAACCACAGATGCTAAGGATATTATAGATTTACTGTTCCGTTTTATTCAATATATTGAACGTCAGGTTGTATTATTTGACGCTGTTGAAGATGCATCATTTACCAAATTAAACACAGCGGAAGACCATAGTTCATTGCGGTCTATGTTGAAAAAAAGCGAATTCAATGCAGAACTTCATGATAAAATAGCCAAACTGATCGAAGATTTTTCACTTCGCCTGGTACTCACCGCACATCCGACACAGTTTTATCCGGGTAGTGTGCTCTCTATCATTAACGATCTGACTGCGGCAATTAAGATCAATGATATTGTGACCATTAACCAGTTGTTACAGCAATTAGGTAAAACTCCGTTTTTCAATAAGAAATCTCCCACACCGGTTGATGAAGCCCTAAGCTTAAGCTGGTACCTGGAGAATGTTTTTTACTTCGCCGCGGCCAATATACAGTCAGAAATAGAAAGCAGTCTTGAAGAATTTAATATCCCTTCAAAAAAAGCAATAGAACTTGGTTTCTGGCCAGGCGGAGACCGTGATGGTAATCCGAATGTGCACGCACAGGATACCATACAGGTTTCAAAGATGCTTCGCCAAATCCTTTTCCGCTGTTATTACAGAGATTTCAGGAAACTGAAACGAAGAATTACTTTCAGAGGAGTAGAAGAAACAGTTTATAAAGTTCAGGATGTACTCTATAAAAATGCCTTTGACACTAATATTGAACCGACCAACATTTCAGATTTCCTGGTAGAGAACCTGAATCAGATTAAAGATACCCTGATCGAATTCCATGATGGCCTGTTTGCAGACCTGGTAGACGATCTGATACGTAAAGTTGAACTTTTCGGAAGTCATTTTGCCTCTCTTGACATCAGACAGGATAGCAGAGTACTTCGTAGTGTCCATGCTTATTGCAGACAATTCAAACCTATTATTTCTCTTTTCCCTGAAAACTTTGATGAGTTAGGAGAAGAAGAAAAAATAGAATTGCTGTCTTTCAAAACCGCAAAAGTAAATTATTCGGGCGATGCAGATTCCCTGACTACTGATACCCTGCAAACCATTGCGGAGATCAGACAGATTCAGCAGCAAAATGGAGAACTGGCCTGTCACCGTTATATTATCAGCAATTGCCAGCAGGCCAGCGATATCCTTCAGCTGATGGAATTGTTTCTATGGAACGGATGGGATGAAAAAGAACTGACTATAGACTTTGTACCGCTGTTTGAAACGGTAAGTGACCTGGAAGGTGCTTCACAAATCATGGAACGTCTGTATACGCATCCATTTTACAGAAAACATCTGGAAAGCAGAGGGAATAAACAAGACATTATGCTTGGTTTCTCAGATAGCACTAAAGATGGTGGTTACCTGATGGCCAACTGGTCTATTTTTAACGCCAAGGTGGCCTTAACTGCAACTTCGGTAGCCCATAACATACATCTGGCCTTTTTTGATGGCCGCGGGGGCCCTCCATCGAGAGGTGGAGGCAAAACTCACCGCTTTTACGCTTCTATGGGGAAAGAAATTGCCAATAAAAATATACAACTGACTATCCAGGGACAAACGATCAGTTCACAATACGGCTCTATTGATAGTGCGGAGTTTAATATGGAGCAATTAATTAATGCAGGTATCTCGTCCGGCCTAAAAGAAAAACACAATATCTTACTGGATTCACCCCACAAGGACATCTTAAATGTAATGGCAAAGGATAGTTTTGATGCTTTTGTTGCTTTACGTAAACACCCTTTGTTTTTAAATTATCTGGAACGCTTCTCTCCACTGAGCTTATTGTCTAAAATTACAATCAGCAGCAGGCCTGTCAAAAGAAGTTCAGGTGAAAAACTACGTTTAGAAGATCTCAGGGCAATCAGTTTTGTAACTGCCTGGGGACAGCTGAAACAGAATATACCAGGTTTTTATGGAATAGGTACCGCTTTAAAGAACCAGGAAGCTTCAGGAAACTGGGATAAGATCTGCAAAACCTACCAGGAATCCGGTTATTTTAAAACTATCATAGACAACGGAATGATGTCGATGAGTAAAACAGACTTCTCTATTACTGCACATTTCGCCAAAGATCCTGAATTCGGTGATTTCTGGAAAATGCTCCGTGATGAGTATGAAAGCTCCAAAGAAATGCTGTTAAAATTAGCAGGACATACTACGCTGATGGAAAACTACCCTGTAGAAAAAAGATCGATTGCAGTCAGAGAGAAGATTGTACTTCCTTTAGTATTGATCCAGCATTTTGCTTTAGAGAACTTACAGCATGAACTGGATGATGAACAACTTGAATCTTATGAAAAACTGGCCATCAGAACCGTTTACGGGATAGTAAATGCAGGTAGAAACTCTGCATAG
- a CDS encoding efflux RND transporter permease subunit: MKISDYAVKNSQFTLVIFLMIIVLGISSMLSMPRSEDPEMHAPAFSVIIVYPGTSPRDIEDRVVTPLEKTISGLDDIKRIRTSISNGVAVLRVEYKYSSSVEGKYQEIVREVNSKRSELPADIYSIEVQKQQPSDVNVLQVALVSENAPRSKMQYYAEKLQDELEKVAALKKVSIFGLPRQQVRIELDLEKMAQMNLPVGAVKNSLQSEMASIPGGSIDAAHQTFNIVTNEYRTLDAVQHTIVYAAGGKNIILKNIARVYYGYEEDKHITRLNGHRSLFITAAQKEGENISKTQKAYQPVLANFKKTLPANIDLVQNFDQADNVNRRLTGLGHDFIIAILLVAVTLLPLGMRPAIIVMISIPLSLAIGIVLLQLFGFNLNQLSIVGLVVALGLLVDDSIVVVENIERWMLEGHSRLDATLKATKQIGMAVVGCTITLIIAFMPLVFLPEGSGDFIRSLPLAVIFSVLASMLVSLTIIPFLSSRLLKTHVGNPEGNMLMRGLKRLIHGSYARLLDKALQRPLLTISIAFVLFATSVFLFKVIGFSLFPASEKPQFLVNITTPNQTNLSYTDGVAKAIEKELKQESEVKYYSSNVGKGNPRIYYNIIPENDRSDFAQLFVQLDEDTSPDAKLKLIQKLQKRWAHYPGAKVEVKNFEQGPPVIAPVEIRLFGDNLDTLRLLSIKVEKLLKESPGTMYVRNPVSLLKSDIRVVVNKEKAQLLGVSTINIDQIARLAVTGLNMGTFYNNDNKNGYGVLLTRTKEGRPGMDAFRNLYVDNAKGNALPMNQVADLKLEASQAVINHQEKKRVVSVQANVRDGFLVNRVIDDVILKMDKVHLPAGYSYEMGGEVESRNNSFGGFLNIILVTVFLFIAVLILLFKTFKSTLIVLSVIPLGVVGAAVALWITGNSLSFVAIIGLIALAGIEVKNTILLVDFTNQLRKQGKGLQEAIREAGEVRFLPIVLTSLTAIGGLIPIAISTNPLIAPLAIVLIGGLISSTLLSRIVTPIIYELIPPVIEVEEQNPVEE, translated from the coding sequence ATGAAAATATCAGATTACGCTGTAAAAAACAGCCAGTTTACGCTGGTGATTTTCCTGATGATCATTGTATTAGGGATTTCCAGTATGCTCAGTATGCCCAGATCGGAAGATCCGGAGATGCATGCACCGGCTTTTTCTGTGATTATTGTTTATCCGGGAACCAGTCCAAGGGATATCGAAGACCGGGTGGTTACCCCTTTGGAAAAGACTATTTCGGGATTGGATGATATCAAAAGAATCCGAACGAGTATCTCTAACGGAGTGGCCGTTTTACGAGTAGAATATAAGTATAGCAGCAGTGTTGAAGGAAAATATCAGGAAATTGTAAGAGAGGTTAACAGCAAAAGAAGTGAATTACCGGCTGATATTTATAGCATAGAAGTACAGAAACAACAACCTTCAGATGTGAATGTATTGCAGGTTGCACTGGTTTCAGAGAATGCGCCGCGCAGCAAGATGCAATATTATGCAGAAAAGCTTCAGGATGAACTGGAAAAGGTAGCTGCATTAAAGAAAGTATCCATTTTCGGTTTGCCAAGACAGCAGGTTAGGATAGAGCTTGACCTGGAAAAAATGGCACAGATGAATCTTCCGGTTGGTGCTGTGAAAAATAGCCTTCAGAGTGAAATGGCAAGTATACCGGGCGGAAGTATTGATGCTGCTCACCAGACTTTTAACATTGTAACCAATGAATACAGAACCTTAGATGCAGTTCAGCATACGATTGTTTATGCGGCAGGCGGGAAAAATATAATCTTAAAGAATATTGCCCGGGTTTATTACGGATATGAAGAAGATAAGCATATTACGCGTTTAAACGGACACCGGAGTTTATTTATAACTGCTGCTCAAAAAGAAGGAGAGAATATTAGTAAAACGCAGAAGGCTTATCAGCCGGTGCTGGCAAATTTTAAAAAGACATTACCTGCTAATATTGATTTGGTACAGAATTTTGACCAGGCAGATAATGTAAATAGAAGGTTGACAGGTTTAGGACATGATTTTATAATTGCGATTTTACTAGTTGCAGTCACTTTATTGCCACTAGGGATGCGTCCGGCAATTATTGTGATGATTTCAATACCGCTTTCGCTGGCTATCGGGATTGTTTTATTACAGTTGTTTGGTTTCAACCTGAATCAGCTTAGTATTGTCGGACTGGTAGTTGCATTGGGGCTCCTGGTGGATGATAGTATTGTCGTTGTGGAGAATATTGAAAGGTGGATGCTGGAAGGGCACAGCCGTTTGGATGCCACTTTAAAAGCGACTAAACAGATCGGTATGGCCGTAGTGGGTTGTACTATTACTTTGATTATAGCCTTTATGCCACTGGTATTTTTACCAGAAGGTTCTGGCGATTTTATCAGATCGCTGCCACTGGCAGTTATTTTTTCGGTACTGGCATCAATGTTGGTTTCTTTAACGATTATCCCTTTCTTATCCAGCAGGTTATTGAAAACTCACGTTGGGAATCCAGAAGGAAATATGTTGATGCGTGGGCTGAAAAGATTGATTCATGGCAGTTATGCACGTTTATTGGATAAAGCGTTGCAAAGACCTTTGTTAACCATTTCGATCGCGTTTGTACTTTTCGCAACTTCTGTATTTCTTTTCAAAGTGATTGGATTCAGCTTGTTTCCTGCGTCAGAAAAACCACAATTCCTGGTGAATATCACTACGCCAAATCAAACTAATTTGTCTTATACTGATGGGGTCGCCAAGGCTATTGAAAAGGAATTAAAGCAGGAATCTGAAGTAAAATATTACTCTTCTAATGTAGGAAAGGGCAATCCGAGGATCTACTATAATATTATACCAGAGAACGACCGCAGCGATTTTGCGCAGCTATTTGTACAACTGGACGAGGATACTTCTCCTGATGCCAAATTAAAGCTGATTCAGAAGCTACAGAAGCGTTGGGCACATTATCCGGGTGCAAAGGTCGAAGTGAAGAATTTTGAGCAGGGACCGCCTGTAATTGCGCCGGTTGAGATTCGTTTATTCGGAGATAACCTGGATACGCTGCGTCTGCTTTCTATCAAAGTAGAAAAGTTATTGAAGGAATCACCAGGTACAATGTATGTCAGAAATCCTGTAAGCTTACTTAAAAGTGATATCCGTGTAGTTGTCAATAAAGAAAAAGCACAATTATTAGGAGTTTCCACCATAAATATTGATCAGATAGCAAGATTGGCGGTTACCGGGTTAAATATGGGAACCTTTTATAACAATGATAACAAAAACGGCTACGGTGTACTGCTGACACGTACCAAAGAAGGAAGGCCAGGCATGGACGCTTTCCGGAATTTGTATGTTGACAATGCAAAAGGAAATGCTTTGCCGATGAACCAGGTGGCAGATTTGAAACTGGAAGCTTCACAGGCAGTGATTAATCACCAGGAAAAGAAACGTGTAGTCTCTGTACAGGCCAATGTCAGGGATGGTTTTTTGGTTAACCGGGTTATTGATGACGTTATCCTTAAAATGGATAAGGTTCATTTGCCAGCTGGCTATAGTTATGAAATGGGTGGTGAAGTAGAATCCAGGAACAACTCCTTTGGTGGATTCCTGAACATCATTCTGGTCACTGTGTTCTTATTTATTGCAGTGCTGATCCTGTTATTCAAAACGTTTAAAAGTACGCTCATTGTTTTATCTGTTATTCCTTTGGGGGTGGTAGGAGCTGCGGTAGCCTTATGGATAACAGGAAATTCACTTTCTTTCGTAGCTATTATAGGTTTGATTGCGCTGGCAGGGATAGAGGTAAAAAACACGATTCTGCTGGTAGATTTCACCAATCAGCTCAGAAAGCAAGGGAAAGGTTTACAAGAAGCGATCCGGGAAGCTGGTGAAGTCAGGTTTTTACCTATCGTATTAACTTCGCTGACTGCAATTGGTGGGTTGATACCGATCGCAATTTCTACTAATCCATTGATTGCACCTTTAGCCATTGTTTTGATAGGCGGGTTGATCAGTTCGACTTTATTGTCGAGGATTGTTACACCGATTATTTACGAGCTGATCCCTCCGGTAATTGAGGTTGAAGAGCAAAATCCAGTGGAAGAATAA
- a CDS encoding efflux RND transporter periplasmic adaptor subunit: protein MKAIHYAALLLGVPLFYACNTSTPVASTAMGNDTIPVQVMKLNLESSNAAIPVSGQFTTNNEVMLSFKTGGIINSLLVKEGDAVKKGQLLATLNLTEINAQVQQAQLGYEKARRDYQRTKNLYTDSVATLEQLQNSKTALLVSQQQLNQVDFNRKYSEIHAPENGFILKKMADVGQQISSGTAVLQTNGAQSGKWELKVGISDREWAILKLNDPAKIETTAMPGQVLDGVVSRKSEGVDAATGTFTAYIKLTGQTPKAIAAGMFGKATLSPSKQAEHKGNWQIPYEALLDGDGSSGYVFITNDNKTAHRVKVTVAGIEKNTITISEGLENAGSLIISGSAYLTDNSKISIHSPLKVAK from the coding sequence ATGAAAGCTATTCATTATGCTGCGCTATTGCTGGGAGTACCGTTATTTTACGCTTGCAATACCTCAACACCAGTTGCCAGTACGGCAATGGGAAACGATACGATCCCGGTTCAGGTTATGAAACTTAACCTGGAAAGCAGTAATGCCGCGATCCCGGTATCCGGACAATTTACAACGAACAATGAAGTCATGCTCTCTTTTAAGACGGGTGGAATTATTAACAGTCTGCTGGTTAAAGAGGGCGATGCAGTCAAAAAAGGGCAATTACTCGCAACTTTGAACCTCACAGAGATTAATGCACAAGTGCAGCAAGCTCAACTGGGTTATGAAAAGGCCAGGCGTGATTATCAGCGGACAAAAAACTTGTACACTGATAGCGTAGCTACTTTAGAGCAATTGCAAAATAGCAAAACTGCGCTTCTGGTTTCTCAGCAGCAGCTCAATCAGGTTGATTTTAACAGGAAATATTCAGAGATACATGCGCCAGAAAATGGCTTTATTTTAAAAAAGATGGCTGATGTAGGCCAGCAGATTTCTTCCGGTACTGCTGTATTACAAACCAACGGGGCACAATCCGGGAAATGGGAGTTAAAAGTAGGGATCAGCGACAGGGAATGGGCGATTTTGAAATTAAATGATCCGGCAAAAATAGAGACTACTGCTATGCCGGGACAGGTTCTGGATGGAGTAGTGAGCCGTAAGTCTGAAGGGGTTGATGCAGCTACCGGAACGTTTACAGCTTATATTAAGTTAACAGGACAGACGCCAAAAGCTATTGCTGCCGGCATGTTTGGAAAAGCAACGCTAAGCCCTTCAAAACAGGCGGAGCATAAAGGAAACTGGCAAATACCATACGAGGCATTGTTAGATGGTGACGGAAGCAGCGGTTATGTATTTATTACCAATGATAACAAAACTGCACATAGGGTAAAAGTGACGGTTGCGGGAATTGAAAAAAATACGATAACCATTAGTGAGGGGCTGGAGAATGCTGGGTCATTAATTATTTCTGGATCAGCGTATTTGACAGATAACAGCAAGATCAGTATTCATTCACCATTAAAAGTAGCGAAATGA
- a CDS encoding TolC family protein, which produces MYTSFIKASVLLTGWLLILGKPAMAQQQSRQLDDYILLAFGQNQGLKQQNFDLEKSLFALKEAKAMYLPTVSMLGSYTKSAGGRTIDVPVGDLVNPIYSALNQLTSSSKYPQIANQSFLLNPDNFYDVKLRTSLPLINAEIRYNKLIKQRLISSQQAAVNVYKRALVKDIKTAYYHYFQALQGVEAYHSALLLIDENIRVNTSLLKNGVRNGTALLRAQTEQEKTNAALINAQRNVDNASAYFNFLLNRPLKEAILIDSVAIANVLVVPDTTTGISRREELKQLSSLKEVSNLDYKLQRSNLIPKLSTFIDLGSQGMDFKVNDKTRYYLWGVNLQWDIFTGGKNKFRAAQAQSDIKANTAKIDETEQSFKLQLAQAYNNYRAAKAACTSAISGLSFAGKYYRDQLKAYRAGQLLYLELIDAQDQLTSAKLRMADTQADLQITLAELERDQATYPLNN; this is translated from the coding sequence ATGTATACATCATTTATTAAAGCATCTGTTCTACTCACTGGATGGCTGCTCATTTTAGGGAAACCAGCCATGGCGCAACAGCAGAGCAGGCAACTGGATGACTATATTTTATTGGCTTTTGGACAGAACCAGGGCCTGAAGCAGCAAAACTTTGACCTGGAAAAATCTTTGTTTGCTTTGAAAGAGGCTAAGGCAATGTATTTGCCTACGGTGAGCATGTTAGGAAGCTACACCAAATCTGCGGGCGGCAGGACAATAGATGTGCCGGTTGGTGATCTGGTCAATCCTATTTACAGTGCGCTTAATCAATTGACTTCTTCGTCTAAATATCCGCAGATAGCGAATCAATCGTTTTTATTGAACCCGGATAATTTTTATGATGTTAAACTCAGAACATCACTTCCGCTGATCAATGCTGAAATCCGTTATAATAAACTGATTAAACAACGATTGATCAGCAGCCAGCAGGCTGCGGTGAACGTTTACAAAAGAGCGTTGGTCAAAGACATTAAAACTGCTTATTACCACTATTTTCAAGCCTTACAGGGAGTAGAAGCTTACCATAGTGCGTTATTGCTTATAGATGAAAACATCCGTGTAAATACGAGTTTACTGAAAAATGGGGTTAGAAATGGGACTGCTTTATTAAGAGCACAGACAGAGCAGGAAAAAACCAATGCTGCGTTAATTAATGCGCAGCGTAACGTGGACAATGCCAGTGCTTATTTTAATTTCTTATTAAACCGGCCTTTAAAGGAGGCAATTCTGATAGACAGTGTTGCCATTGCCAATGTGTTAGTTGTACCGGATACCACAACGGGCATTAGCAGGCGGGAAGAATTAAAGCAATTAAGTAGCTTAAAAGAGGTCAGCAATCTGGATTATAAATTACAGCGGTCCAATTTGATACCTAAGCTGAGCACGTTTATAGATCTTGGATCGCAGGGAATGGATTTTAAAGTCAACGATAAAACAAGATATTATCTATGGGGTGTCAATTTGCAATGGGACATTTTTACAGGAGGTAAAAATAAATTCCGTGCGGCACAAGCACAGTCAGATATTAAGGCAAATACAGCGAAAATTGATGAAACGGAGCAGTCGTTTAAATTGCAGCTTGCCCAGGCTTATAACAATTACAGGGCTGCAAAAGCCGCCTGTACAAGTGCAATTTCGGGCTTGTCTTTCGCTGGAAAATATTACAGAGATCAGCTCAAAGCATACCGTGCAGGGCAGTTATTATACCTCGAACTGATCGACGCACAGGATCAGCTAACCAGTGCAAAACTGAGAATGGCCGATACACAGGCCGACTTACAAATCACGCTTGCTGAACTGGAGCGTGATCAGGCAACCTATCCATTGAATAATTAA
- a CDS encoding TetR/AcrR family transcriptional regulator, translating into MGISERKEREREEMKTMITTAAMKMFLEDGYAKTSIRNIADAIEYSPGTIYLYYKDKDELLFEVQGQAYLKLLEAFRQNVTSTDPLEKLEQLGKTYVSFGLANPELYDLMFIIRAPTNVDETVHGDNGDATFNYLIDCIHECIQAELLIFKDANQAALQIWSMAHGLVSLNLRCRLKVMIPEEASVPEILHQAIEEYLFSIKA; encoded by the coding sequence ATGGGTATATCAGAGAGAAAAGAGCGGGAAAGGGAAGAGATGAAAACGATGATCACTACTGCGGCCATGAAAATGTTCCTGGAGGATGGTTATGCGAAAACTTCTATCCGTAATATCGCCGACGCTATTGAATACAGCCCCGGCACTATTTACTTATATTATAAAGATAAAGATGAGTTACTCTTTGAAGTTCAGGGGCAAGCTTATCTGAAGTTATTAGAAGCATTCAGGCAAAATGTGACCAGTACGGATCCGCTGGAAAAGCTGGAGCAACTAGGTAAAACCTATGTTTCTTTTGGTTTGGCTAACCCGGAGCTATACGATCTGATGTTTATCATCAGGGCGCCTACCAACGTCGATGAAACTGTTCATGGAGATAATGGTGATGCTACTTTTAATTATCTGATTGATTGTATTCATGAATGTATCCAGGCAGAACTGTTAATTTTTAAAGATGCAAACCAGGCGGCACTGCAAATCTGGTCTATGGCGCATGGACTGGTTTCTTTAAATCTTCGCTGCCGTTTAAAGGTGATGATCCCAGAAGAAGCTTCAGTTCCTGAAATTTTGCATCAGGCGATAGAAGAATATTTATTTTCCATAAAGGCTTAG
- a CDS encoding carboxymuconolactone decarboxylase family protein: MSESTETIEELLALAGLNEGYRNESIHLLEKGNSRYVRDLKLNFSSTLTSAHMTEKECALLGLSIAINNNNKVLTDFFEKHAQQKEATAEEIAEAAGCASLLALNNVLYRFRHFTAKEKYTRMPARVRMQLMGNPVTGKEFFELMSLAVSAVNGCEMCVNAHEESILALGATEERVFDAIRIASIVTSAGKILY, encoded by the coding sequence ATGAGTGAAAGTACTGAAACCATAGAAGAATTATTAGCCCTTGCAGGTCTGAACGAAGGCTATAGAAACGAAAGTATCCATTTACTGGAAAAAGGTAATTCAAGATATGTACGTGACTTAAAATTAAATTTCAGCAGTACCCTGACTTCAGCACATATGACTGAAAAAGAATGTGCTTTACTGGGTTTAAGTATTGCAATTAATAACAACAACAAAGTATTAACTGATTTCTTCGAGAAGCATGCGCAGCAAAAAGAAGCGACAGCAGAAGAAATCGCTGAAGCGGCTGGTTGTGCTTCTTTACTGGCTTTAAACAATGTACTTTATCGTTTCCGTCACTTTACGGCAAAAGAGAAGTATACCCGTATGCCTGCACGTGTAAGAATGCAATTGATGGGCAACCCGGTAACTGGTAAAGAATTTTTTGAATTAATGAGTTTAGCAGTTTCAGCTGTAAACGGTTGTGAAATGTGTGTAAATGCACATGAAGAATCTATTCTGGCTTTGGGAGCGACTGAAGAACGTGTATTTGATGCGATCCGTATTGCTTCAATCGTTACTTCTGCTGGTAAGATCCTTTACTAG